One Helianthus annuus cultivar XRQ/B chromosome 7, HanXRQr2.0-SUNRISE, whole genome shotgun sequence genomic region harbors:
- the LOC110879481 gene encoding uncharacterized protein LOC110879481 produces the protein MASSGDSGGGAATLIPSDKSAEKMMMMLNMVVVDDGMTTGVTRTGDGGRGDGYSVQVRVMKSIRQHGFGSGSVRWLGSVDSVNSPSQPSQLSQQMGSGSTQCTSPRLSPTRFRLGVFWFDSVKLVDSASRLGQLCIST, from the exons ATGGCTAGTTCCGGCGACAGTGGTGGCGGGGCGGCGACTTTAATTCCTTCCGATAAG TCTGcagagaagatgatgatgatgttgaataTGGTGGTGGTCGACGACGGCATGACCACCGGAGTCACCAGAACTGGCGACGGCGGCAGAGGTGATGGTTATTCGGTTCAG GTTCGAGTTATGAAGTCAATAAGACAACATGGATTTGGTTCTGGTTCGGTCAGATGGCTCGgttcggttgactcggtcaactcaccgagtcaaccgagtcaactcagtcaacagaTGGGTTCGGGTTCGACTCAGTGCACTTCGCCTCGACTCAGTCCAACTCGGTTTCGACTCGGTGTATTTtggtttgactcggtcaaacTGGTCGACTCGGCAAGTCGACTCGGTCAACTCTGCATTTCGACATGA